GAATCTGGGCAGGAACCGATGGCTGACGGCCCCGTCGCTGCCCCCTTTATGAGACTAAGTTCGAAGCTGAGGGATGACCTTTACGAGGAAGTCAGGCACGACAAGACGTGGCACCAGCGCCTCACCTGGAGTCGTGGAGAATGGACTCCCGGAAGCCTGACTAGCTTGGCCTCTCGCTTCGAACGTTCCCTGCGGTGGAACAAAGTCAAGCCAGAAAAGGAAAACTTCGATTCTCCACGACCAACCATTCAGTCACAATCGATCTGCCGGGAACACTTGACAGGAACGGCACCCGAGTTCCTGAGCGAGGAGACGCTCAGAATTCTAACGGAAGCGGTTGGGTCGGCGCAGATCAAAGAAGCGGTTATCGATATGGAGTGCTGGGAGAGAACCTTCCTCAACTCCGAGGGCTGTTCAGTCACAACTCAAGGGAAATGGTTTGACTTCTACGCCTCGTACAATACAGGAGCCGCGCTCGTTCGCTGGAGGGATGGAACCTCCACTCAAGAAGAAGTATCGCGGCTTGCCCGGCCACCGCTGCCTATCCTCGGGAGAGGGGTCACCTGGAGTGAACCTAGAACGATAGACACGGTGCGGTACGACCTCGTACTACTTTCGCCGACGGCCTCGTCCGTTGTCATCCACGAACTGATCGGACATGGGTGCGAACACTTCAGAGAAAAAATCGTTGGACTGCGTGTCGGGCCTGAGGAACTACGGGTGGTGGCTTTTCCGAAGAACGGCTCCGGGTTTGATGACGAGGGTACACCCTCCGAAGAGATTGTACTTGTGGAGAACGGCATTGTGAGGCACGCTGTCAGGGATCGGGCGACTGGAGGAATGGCGCCTTTTTCCGGTTTGACCAAAGTGGCATCACATGGTGTCAAACCTGGCTCAAGATGTACGCATCTCAAGGCGGAAGGGGAATCGTCACAGGAAGGAGTTACCGGAGTACCCGCCGAACGCACCGTTTGGATAGAGCATTTTTCTGCAGCGAACTACCATTCAGGTCGAGCCTTTTTCAGGTCTGGCCTTGCCTGGGTAGGCAGCCGAGAAGAACTCTTATATCCCTTAATGCCTTTCACCATGTCAATTGATATCTACGAACTGGCCAGCTTATTGTGGCATTTAGACGGTCAAACGGAACGAGCACGTAGTGGACTGTGCAATAAGGACGGTGAGTTTCTTCCAACGTTTAATTTTGCTCCGAAGATAGCTCTTCGACCCGTTGTATCTATCAGGCCATGAAGTGGGATTTTCTACAATACGTCACTCGCGGCAAGATTCCAGGGCGTCCATTGACGGGCTCTCATGGAAGGAGAGCCTTACTGAGGAGAAGTATGTGCGTGTCAGAATCTTAGACGACTTCGGTCTACGCGTCTACGTCGGGCCGGGTGGAGCGGATGAGGAGCTTTTGTTTGAAAGGACGCTTGAGTCACCATGCCAAAAAGGGATCGGGCTAGCGTTGAGCGGGACTGTGAAATGCACCCGATTTGAGCCGGAGGATGCGCTTGCACTCGGGGAAAATCC
The sequence above is drawn from the Deinococcus radiodurans R1 = ATCC 13939 = DSM 20539 genome and encodes:
- a CDS encoding TldD/PmbA family protein; amino-acid sequence: MADGPVAAPFMRLSSKLRDDLYEEVRHDKTWHQRLTWSRGEWTPGSLTSLASRFERSLRWNKVKPEKENFDSPRPTIQSQSICREHLTGTAPEFLSEETLRILTEAVGSAQIKEAVIDMECWERTFLNSEGCSVTTQGKWFDFYASYNTGAALVRWRDGTSTQEEVSRLARPPLPILGRGVTWSEPRTIDTVRYDLVLLSPTASSVVIHELIGHGCEHFREKIVGLRVGPEELRVVAFPKNGSGFDDEGTPSEEIVLVENGIVRHAVRDRATGGMAPFSGLTKVASHGVKPGSRCTHLKAEGESSQEGVTGVPAERTVWIEHFSAANYHSGRAFFRSGLAWVGSREELLYPLMPFTMSIDIYELASLLWHLDGQTERARSGLCNKDGEFLPTFNFAPKIALRPVVSIRP